The following are encoded together in the Anopheles nili chromosome 3, idAnoNiliSN_F5_01, whole genome shotgun sequence genome:
- the LOC128727103 gene encoding ubiA prenyltransferase domain-containing protein 1 homolog, whose translation MSPERVPETSDVHLQANLKPVLPTGQPQERPHIKAPLMKFKTYLTALRPWSLSASLMPTLLGTTIAYRVHGYEDLSILTFLSTVLTVVTVHCAGNVVNTYYDFVKGIDDRKADDRTLVDHILSKDEVVTLGVLLYGAGCVGFVFLVYLSPAKLEHLALVYFGGLSCSFLYTGGIGLKYIALGDVLILIIFGPISVLFSYMAQTGYIEWATIFYAIPLALNTEAILHSNNTRDAESDKRVGIVTLAILIGRTCSYVLYAVLLFTPYVIFVVLGMKYSVLFLLPMVTFKQAFAIERQFRNEATVQKVPRQTAKLNLFFGILYVVACFGAPQLPFITRK comes from the exons ATGTCACCAGAACGTGTACCGGAAACATCAGATGTGCATCTCCAGGCAAACTTGAAACCTGTCCTACCGACTGGACAACCACAAGAGCGGCCACATATCAAAG CCCCGTTGATGAAATTCAAAACGTACCTGACGGCACTGCGACCATGGTCGTTGTCGGCCAGCTTGATGCCTACATTACTCGGTACCACTATCGCTTATCGTGTGCACGGCTATGAAGATCTCAGTATATTAACTTTTCTTTCTACCGTGCTGACGGTGGTGACCGTACATTGTGCTGGCAATGTGGTAAACACATATTATGATTTCGTTAAAGGCATAGACGATCGCAAAGCAGATGATCGAACACTAGTTGATCATATTCTCAGCAAAGATGAG GTTGTAACCCTCGGAGTGCTGTTGTATGGTGCGGGGTGTGTAGGGTTCGTGTTTTTGGTTTATCTATCACCGGCCAAGCTGGAGCATCTTGCGCTAGTGTATTTCGGTGGGTTATCGTGCAGTTTCTTGTACACCGGTGGTATAGGCTTAAAATACATCGCCCTAGGTGATGTTCTTATTTTGATAATCTTTGGACCGATCTCGGTGCTATTCTCGTATATGGCACAAACTGGGTATATCGAGTGGGCAACCATATTCTACGCCATCCCACTTGCGCTCAACACTGAGGCGATATtgcacagcaacaacacgcgTGACGCAGAATCCGATAAGAGAGTTGGTATCGTGACGCTGGCCATTTTAATTGGTAGAACCTGCTCGTACGTTTTATATGCTGTGTTGCTTTTCACGCCATATGTGATTTTCGTGGTGTTAGGTATGAAATATTCTGTACTGTTTCTATTACCGATGGTAACGTTTAAGCAAGCGTTTGCTATCGAGCGGCAATTTCGCAATGAGGCTACAGTACAAAAGGTACCACGCCAAACGGCTAAGCTAAACTTATTTTTCGGCATTCTGTATGTTGTGGCATGCTTTGGCGCACCACAGCTACCGTTCATAACGAGAAAATGA
- the LOC128723135 gene encoding protein wntless isoform X1, with protein MTGTILENLSGKKLGILVACLLCMQFFCFLLGGLVAPVPASVQTILATICKDIPGSHNDTTVWLYSRGDDRCQSLDHFDIESDDMRMANQIVFVFQMPLPREGRQLDYSRWQQNLIGVLQTDIAFEANVLHKPHSKITIDARLAYRNKDDGPDQSWKYLASSMEERDLDCFANNATDDYLYSCNTIPLFELGSLHHDFYLLNVRLPVDSERRMNIEIGHIKDLHLSVIYQNGGFTKVWVSLKTVFLPLIVSIMAWFWQRVHLLQRKPALLEQMLLSLGCALTVLNVPLEYLTLFFDMPFMLLLSDIRQGIFYAALLSFWLIFAGEHLLIQETGEKSSLRTYWKHLSAVAIGCVSLFLFDLCERGVQLRNPFYSIWVSKIGANVALGFIILAGVSAGCYFFFLCYMIWKVFCNINLKRTSLPSMSSARRLHYEGIIYRFQFLMLATLLCAAMTVIGFIIGQVSEGRWKWDENIDLEFTSAFCTGVYGMWNIYIFALIVLYAPSHKKWPTNETTANFLTVLENIMSEEIEFSNLPSDSNPSEISSLTQFARKAAQD; from the exons ATGACGGGTACAATATTAGAAAATCTAAGTGGCAAAAAATTGGGCATTTTAGTCGCTTGTCTGCTGTGcatgcagtttttttgttttcttctggGTGGACTTGTAG CCCCCGTACCAGCCAGCGTGCAGACGATTCTCGCAACTATATGTAAAGATATTCCAGGATCGCACAACGATACCACAGTATGGCTCTATTCCAGGGGCGATGATCGCTGTCAGAGCTTGGACCATTTTGATATTGAAAGTGACGACATGCGAATGGCGAATCAGATTGTTTTCGTATTCCAAATGCCTTTACCCCGCGAAGGACGTCAACTAGATTATTCTCGGTGGCAACAGAATTTGATTGGCGTATTACAGAcggatattgcatttgaagcaAATGTACTACATAAACCGCATTCCAAAATTACCATCGACGCGCGGCTTGCGTATCGGAATAAGGATGATGGCCCGGACCAGAGTTGGAAATATTTGGCGTCTTCGATGGAAGAACGCGATCTCGATTGTTTTGCCAACAATGCCACTGATGACTACCTGTATAGCTGTAACACGATTCCACTGTTTGAGCTCGGTTCGTTGCATCACGATTTTTATCTCCTCAACGTCCGCCTACCCGTCGACAGTGAGCGTCGAATGAATATCGAAATTGGGCATATTAAAGACTTACATCTTTCGGTGATCTATCAGAATGGTGGTTTCACCAAGGTTTGGGTCTCGCTTAAAACGGTGTTTCTTCCTTTGATCGTGTCGATCATGGCTTGGTTTTGGCAACGAGTGCATCTTCTACAGCGCAAACCGGCTCTGTTGGAGCAGATGCTGTTATCGCTAGGCTGTGCATTAACAGTTCTTAATGTACCATTGGAGTATTTGACACTGTTTTTCGACATGCCATTTATGCTATTGTTAAGTGATATTCGCCAGGGGATCTTTTACGCTGCACTGCTATCCTTCTGGTTAATTTTTGCAGGAGAGCACCTACTG ATCCAAGAAACAGGAGAAAAATCGAGTCTTAGAACATATTGGAAGCATCTGAGTGCTGTAGCTATCGGTtgtgtgtcgctttttttgtttgatctaTGCGAACGAGGTGTGCAGCTACGTAATCCTTTCTACTCAATTTGGGTTTCAAAGATTGGAGCAAATGTTGCA cTTGGTTTCATAATTTTGGCCGGAGTTTCGGCAGGATGctactttttctttctgtgTTACATGATCTGGAAAGTATTTTGTAATATAAACTTAAAGCGTACCTCGCTCCCCTCCATGTCATCAGCTCGTCGGTTACATTACGAAGGCATTATTTATCGTTTCCAATTTCTAATGTTGGCCACGTTGTTGTGTGCAGCAATGACTGTGATTGGTTTTATTATTGGTCAAGTTTCAGAGGGTCGTTGGAAATGGGATGAAAATATTGACCTCGAATTTACCTCTGCTTTCTGTACCGGCGTGTACGGCATGTGGAACATTTACATCTTTGCCCTGATCGTGTTGTATGCTCCGAGTCACAAAAAGTGGCCTACCAATGAAACTACGG CAAATTTTTTGACTGTTTTAGAGAACATCATGAGcgaagaaattgaatttagcAATTTACCATCCGATTCAAACCCGAGTGAAATATCATCCTTAACACAGTTCGCTAGAAAAGCAGCCCAGGATTAG
- the LOC128723135 gene encoding protein wntless isoform X2: MTGTILENLSGKKLGILVACLLCMQFFCFLLGGLVAPVPASVQTILATICKDIPGSHNDTTVWLYSRGDDRCQSLDHFDIESDDMRMANQIVFVFQMPLPREGRQLDYSRWQQNLIGVLQTDIAFEANVLHKPHSKITIDARLAYRNKDDGPDQSWKYLASSMEERDLDCFANNATDDYLYSCNTIPLFELGSLHHDFYLLNVRLPVDSERRMNIEIGHIKDLHLSVIYQNGGFTKVWVSLKTVFLPLIVSIMAWFWQRVHLLQRKPALLEQMLLSLGCALTVLNVPLEYLTLFFDMPFMLLLSDIRQGIFYAALLSFWLIFAGEHLLIQETGEKSSLRTYWKHLSAVAIGCVSLFLFDLCERGVQLRNPFYSIWVSKIGANVALGFIILAGVSAGCYFFFLCYMIWKVFCNINLKRTSLPSMSSARRLHYEGIIYRFQFLMLATLLCAAMTVIGFIIGQVSEGRWKWDENIDLEFTSAFCTGVYGMWNIYIFALIVLYAPSHKKWPTNETTENIMSEEIEFSNLPSDSNPSEISSLTQFARKAAQD, translated from the exons ATGACGGGTACAATATTAGAAAATCTAAGTGGCAAAAAATTGGGCATTTTAGTCGCTTGTCTGCTGTGcatgcagtttttttgttttcttctggGTGGACTTGTAG CCCCCGTACCAGCCAGCGTGCAGACGATTCTCGCAACTATATGTAAAGATATTCCAGGATCGCACAACGATACCACAGTATGGCTCTATTCCAGGGGCGATGATCGCTGTCAGAGCTTGGACCATTTTGATATTGAAAGTGACGACATGCGAATGGCGAATCAGATTGTTTTCGTATTCCAAATGCCTTTACCCCGCGAAGGACGTCAACTAGATTATTCTCGGTGGCAACAGAATTTGATTGGCGTATTACAGAcggatattgcatttgaagcaAATGTACTACATAAACCGCATTCCAAAATTACCATCGACGCGCGGCTTGCGTATCGGAATAAGGATGATGGCCCGGACCAGAGTTGGAAATATTTGGCGTCTTCGATGGAAGAACGCGATCTCGATTGTTTTGCCAACAATGCCACTGATGACTACCTGTATAGCTGTAACACGATTCCACTGTTTGAGCTCGGTTCGTTGCATCACGATTTTTATCTCCTCAACGTCCGCCTACCCGTCGACAGTGAGCGTCGAATGAATATCGAAATTGGGCATATTAAAGACTTACATCTTTCGGTGATCTATCAGAATGGTGGTTTCACCAAGGTTTGGGTCTCGCTTAAAACGGTGTTTCTTCCTTTGATCGTGTCGATCATGGCTTGGTTTTGGCAACGAGTGCATCTTCTACAGCGCAAACCGGCTCTGTTGGAGCAGATGCTGTTATCGCTAGGCTGTGCATTAACAGTTCTTAATGTACCATTGGAGTATTTGACACTGTTTTTCGACATGCCATTTATGCTATTGTTAAGTGATATTCGCCAGGGGATCTTTTACGCTGCACTGCTATCCTTCTGGTTAATTTTTGCAGGAGAGCACCTACTG ATCCAAGAAACAGGAGAAAAATCGAGTCTTAGAACATATTGGAAGCATCTGAGTGCTGTAGCTATCGGTtgtgtgtcgctttttttgtttgatctaTGCGAACGAGGTGTGCAGCTACGTAATCCTTTCTACTCAATTTGGGTTTCAAAGATTGGAGCAAATGTTGCA cTTGGTTTCATAATTTTGGCCGGAGTTTCGGCAGGATGctactttttctttctgtgTTACATGATCTGGAAAGTATTTTGTAATATAAACTTAAAGCGTACCTCGCTCCCCTCCATGTCATCAGCTCGTCGGTTACATTACGAAGGCATTATTTATCGTTTCCAATTTCTAATGTTGGCCACGTTGTTGTGTGCAGCAATGACTGTGATTGGTTTTATTATTGGTCAAGTTTCAGAGGGTCGTTGGAAATGGGATGAAAATATTGACCTCGAATTTACCTCTGCTTTCTGTACCGGCGTGTACGGCATGTGGAACATTTACATCTTTGCCCTGATCGTGTTGTATGCTCCGAGTCACAAAAAGTGGCCTACCAATGAAACTACGG AGAACATCATGAGcgaagaaattgaatttagcAATTTACCATCCGATTCAAACCCGAGTGAAATATCATCCTTAACACAGTTCGCTAGAAAAGCAGCCCAGGATTAG
- the LOC128725388 gene encoding A-kinase anchor protein 10, mitochondrial, protein MLQFLKKTGRRKSITGSVDNCEPTLANRTDDHAAQFSTSHDVIDSMKLPQNDEEALQLAEQYCIEKKEYAVGVSKLSRRMVDILADQKCMCYFVQFLESNNALTFIKFWLEVESFKAAASESGLRDCAISNRYPGERLHRSVSSDVDENLSFCNADCDSLSTNSFSESTDDVRCTSLISPTSLVGVLEEHADNKEKDHQGNCVVSLQEQSSEGRRCGSDLKHVPEICDITIMRQSLTDDEKTQICEASNAGLPMQGSRTPISSAPNKCPFNSLISSDAVRIYKKYLITNSSHHIDMPATILSNISLALCNLGRGCNEVIFNEAQHYLLELLEQNYLYPFMESSFYCKYSLEVLTSEDLVLRDVLSSELALFYFMEHLEQQHKHHYLEFYVGAVNFKRSFENKAQAQKDAMVLYEKYFSLQATSSLKLSDKLRALLEEHICSSDPGCSIAECFELPVRIIEHFLEQQYFAGFIRSPLYSRFITELLGKVGKTPHSISILPSVVDRQEQRRRYDIAGTDGRPLNRKISSDGFISSQNTLLAMPDSSFYRRNRKQVVNVTLPAGSGMPVAPGVGSVEHSLHIDSRQLYNPDLLWRRRSSAVAAGLTFGRIDALGRYERDFDIVEPPSNDDRWNRSLLKKAVRRLVNLPEDKVQEELAWQVAEMIIKEITNVTMNHNT, encoded by the exons ATGTTGCAGTTTCTAAAGAAAACAG GCCGCAGAAAATCAATTACGGGAAGTGTCGACAATTGTGAGCCTACTTTAGCAAACAGAACCGATGATCATGCAGCCCAATTCAGTACAAGTCATGATGTCATTGACAGTATGAAACTTCCACAAAACGACGAGGAAGCACTACAATTAGCTGAACAGTattgcattgaaaaaaaag AATATGCTGTTGGCGTTTCTAAACTTTCACGGCGTATGGTTGATATTCTGGCAGATCAAAAATGCATGTGttattttgtacaatttttggAATCAAATAATGCACTTacgtttattaaattttgGTTGGAAGTAGAAAGCTTCAAGGCAGCAGCTTCTGAAAGCGGTTTACGTGATTGTGCTATATCAAACAGATATCCCGGTGAGCGCTTGCATCGAAGCGTTTCTTCTGATGTAGACGAAAACTTATCTTTCTGCAATGCAGACTGCGATTCGCTGTCAACAAACTCATTCTCCGAATCAACTGATGACGTACGTTGCACGTCTCTCATTTCCCCCACATCGTTAGTCGGAGTCCTGGAGGAACACGCCGATAACAAGGAGAAGGACCACCAAGGTAATTGTGTTGTTTCGCTGCAAGAGCAATCATCTGAAGGTAGGCGGTGCGGGTCGGACCTTAAGCATGTGCCAGAAATTTGTGATATTACGATCATGCGACAGTCTTTAACAGACGACGAAAAAACTCAAATCTGTGAAGCAAGTAACGCAGGACTTCCAATGCAGGGCTCTAGAACTCCCATCTCCTCGGCACCAAATAAATGCCCTTTTAATTCGTTAATTAGTTCAGATGCTGTAAGAATCTACAAGAAATATTTGATAACTAATTCTTCGCATCACATCGACATGCCGGCCACAATACTTTCTAACATCTCGTTGGCGTTGTGTAATCTGGGCCGTGGGTGCAATGAAGTAATTTTCAACGAAGCTCAACATTATCTACTCGAATTGCTGGAGCAAAATTATCTCTATCCGTTTATGGAGAGCTCCTTTTACTGTAAGTATTCCTTGGAAGTGTTGACAAGTGAAGATCTTGTACTAAGAGATGTTTTGAGCAGCGAGCTGGCCCTGTTCTATTTTATGGAACACCTAGAACAACAGCACAAGCACCACTATCTAGAGTTCTATGTAGGAGCTGTAAATTTTAAACGATCCTTCGAGAACAAAGCACAAGCCCAAAAGGATGCAATGGTGttgtatgaaaaatatttttcacttcAAGCAACATCGTCCCTGAAGTTGAGTGATAAACTACGCGCTTTACTCGAAGAACACATCTGCTCGTCAGATCCAGGCTGCAGCATTGCCGAATGCTTCGAGCTTCCGGTACGAATCATTGAACATTTTCTTGAGCAACAATACTTTGCAGGATTTATCAGATCGCCCCTTTATAGTCGGTTCATAACCGAACTTCTCGGTAAAGTCGGTAAAACGCCACATAGTATCAGTATATTACCGTCGGTCGTAGATCGACAAGAACAGAGACGGCGGTATGACATAGCGGGGACGGACGGAAGACCCCTAAATCGCAAAATATCGTctgatggttttatttcttcacaaAACACTCTCCTGGCTATGCCCGACAGTAGCTTCTATCGGCGTAATAGGAAACAGGTTGTGAACGTTACGCTCCCTGCTGGTTCTGGAATGCCTGTTGCCCCTGGCGTCGGTAGCGTGGAGCACAGCTTGCACATTGATTCCCGCCAGCTTTACAATCCAGATTTGTTATGGCGACGGCGTTCCTCAGCTGTAGCTGCAGGCTTGACATTCGGCAGAATAGATGCACTAGGTAGATACGAAAGGGATTTTGATATAGTTGAACCTCCCTCCAACGACGATCGGTGGAATCGCAGCTTATTGAAAAAAGCGGTGCGTAGGCTTGTTAATTTACCGGAAGACAAAGTGCAAGAAGAGCTAGCTTGGCAAGTTGCTGAAATGATTATAAAAGAAATTACTAACGTTACCATGAACCATAATACATAA
- the LOC128722765 gene encoding ribosome-releasing factor 2, mitochondrial, translating into MLCNRLRRVNIAVLRVRFANIVGHFFRYAHRYTEGIISEKHIRNIGILAHIDAGKTTTTERMLYYSGRTSMLGEVKHGTTVTDFLQQERERGITICSAAVSFNWKEHRINLLDTPGHIDFTMEVEQSLAAVDGTVIILDGSAGVEAQTVTVWGQADRHHLPRLVFVNKMDKGSSDFDACVQDLKHRLATVPVPLQIPYKEAGALVGVIDILSMTKIIWDSKSKGRLYKAIPLHGTTLHDNVREKLYELIDTLSGMDDNLAQAIIDANSLENVKLKLVLDAIRSCTSKQQIVPVLLGSSYKNVGVQLLMDNVLNFLPAPSERNTLYDCFANDFVGKVFKVTHDKQRGPITLIRAFRGNLRKGSKFITVKSGGSTETVQRIYEPLADEYREIDSFGAGNIGLCAGPKSTVTGDLVIANAAALRKALKILAIVAGDNRTEDDEKASLVSKLGLKTTIPDAVYFCSIEPPSTGQQTALENALREIQREDPSLRVRFDEVTGQTVLGGMGQLHLEIVKSRLLSEYRINADLGPLQIAYKEALQQSARGQWVAAKDIAGSKQSVYVDLTICPCSSQDEHNMERFILDNSAEAQESLKLVRPRQMALFRKGALAALQRGPKMGGQMADCIIKLHALTIDKGTAETFIMAAAAQCVGKILTDSRCRLLEPDMLLEIVVPSKYLPPIMVDLSRRRARIEHVTPRGSDSSVIKANAPLVELANYSTVLRTISSGTASVSMEPNGHSLLNELQEKLALKRAFGME; encoded by the exons atgttgtgCAACCGGTTGCGCCGGGTGAACATCGCTGTTTTACGCGTACGTTTTGCAAACATTGTAGGGCATTTTTTTAGATATGCACATAGGTACACGGAAGGCATTATTAGCGAAAAGCATATTCGAAATATTGGTATTTTGGCACATATTGATGCGGGCAAAACTACGACCACCGAACGAATGCTCTACTACTCCGGACGTACCAGTATGCTGGGCGAAGTAAAGCATGGAACGACGGTGACGGACTTTTTACAGCAAGAACGCGAACGAGGCATTACGATATGCAGCGCGGCGGTTAGTTTCAACTGGAAGGAACATCGTATCAATTTACTCGATACACCTGGTCACATAGATTTTACCATGGAAGTAGAGCAATCACTTGCTGCGGTGGACGGAACCGTGATTATTCTTGACGGTTCTGCGGGCGTAGAAGCACAAACAGTAACCGTGTGGGGCCAAGCTGATCGTCATCATTTACCACGGTTGGTATTTGTCAACAAAATGGACAAGGGAAGTTCAGATTTCGATGCATGCGTGCAAGATCTAAAACATCGATTAGCTACAGTTCCAGTGCCACTACAAATACCATACAAAGAAGCTGGAGCATTGGTAG GAGTAATTGACATTTTGTCTATGACCAAAATCATTTGGGACTCCAAAAGCAAGGGTCGTTTATATAAAGCAATCCCATTACATGGAACAACTTTGCATGATAATGTTCGAGAAAAATTATATGAGCTGATCGACACACTATCGGGGATGGATGATAATCTTGCTCAAGCTATAATAGATGCGAACAGTTTAGAAAATGTTAAACTGAAGCTAGTGTTAGATGCTATTCGCAGTTGTACTTCGAAGCAG caaatagTACCCGTGCTACTAGGATCATCCTATAAAAACGTAGGTGTGCAACTACTTATGGATAATGTATTAAACTTCTTACCAGCCCCAAGCGAACGTAACACGCTTTATGATTGCTTTGC AAATGATTTTGTTGGTAAGGTGTTTAAAGTTACACATGACAAACAACGCGGCCCAATTACGTTGATTCGTGCGTTTCGAGGCAATTTGAGGAAAGGATCTAAATTCATTACCGTCAAGTCAGGTGGATCGACAGAGACGGTACAACGCATTTATGAACCGCTAGCCGATGAGTACCGCGAGATTGATTCGTTCGGTGCGGGCAATATAGGGCTATGCGCTGGCCCCAAATCGACTGTGACAGGAGATTTAGTGATAGCAAATGCAGCTGCTTTGAGAAAAGCTTTGAAAATATTAGCTATCGTGGCTGGCGACAATCGGACTGAGGACGACGAAAAAGCATCGTTAGTTTCAAAGTTGGGTTTAAAAACTACGATACCAGAtgcggtttatttttgctccattgAACCACCATCAACGGGACAGCAAACAGCGTTAGAAAATGCGCTGCGTGAAATCCAACGAGAAGACCCAAGCCTCCGAGTGCGTTTTGATGAGGTAACCGGTCAAACTGTGTTGGGTGGCATGGGGCAATTGCATCTTGAAATAGTAAAATCACGCCTTCTAAGCGAATATCGAATCAATGCCGATCTCGGTCCTCTTCAGATAGCCTACAAAGAAGCCCTTCAACAATCCGCCCGAGGACAATGGGTTGCAGCAAAAGACATTGCTGGAAGTAAGCAATCTGTTTACGTAGATTTAACTATATGTCCCTGTTCGTCGCAAGATGAGCATAACATGGAGCGGTTTATACTAGATAACAGTGCCGAAGCGCAAGAAAGTTTGAAACTGGTTAGACCGCGACAGATGGCTCTATTTCGGAAAGGTGCTCTAGCCGCCTTACAACGAGGACCAAAGATGGGTGGCCAGATGGCGGATTGTATTATCAAACTCCACGCTCTAACGATAGACAAAGGTACCGCAGAGACCTTTATTATGGCTGCGGCTGCTCAGTGTGTTGGTAAAATATTGACGGATTCTAGGTGCCGCTTGCTAGAGCCAGATATGTTACTAGAAATAGTTGTGCCAAGTAAGTATCTGCCACCAATTATGGTTGATTTGAGTCGAAGGCGAGCACGTATCGAACATGTTACACCACGAGGATCTGACAGTAGCGTCATTAAAGCAAATGCACCTCTTGTGGAACTGGCAAATTACTCCACAGTATTACGCACGATCAGCTCTGGTACCGCGAGTGTTTCTATGGAACCGAATGGGCATTCCCTGTTAAATGAGTTACAAGAAAAACTAGCCTTGAAGCGTGCTTTCGGAATGGAATAA
- the LOC128722766 gene encoding cytochrome c oxidase assembly protein COX20, mitochondrial produces the protein MENPAVTDPPPEKSIIIFGRDVSTIPCFRNSFLYGISIGMGIGFLAFMKTSRPQLSTHIGFGSFMAVTLSYWFPCRYRWSKQKFDAAQLQQALQKQAIFEGTEKERELVAQP, from the exons ATGGAAAATCCTGCTGTCACCGATCCACCTCCAGAAAAA TCGATCATTATTTTCGGACGAGATGTGAGCACAATTCCGTGCTTTCGGAATAGCTTTCTTTATGGAATCAGCATCGGAATGGGTATAGGATTTTTAGCATTTATGAAAACTTCTCGTCCGCAGCTTTCAACGCACATCGGGTTTGGTTCATTTATGGCCGTCACTTTAAGTTATTGGTTTCCTTGCCGCTATCGATGGTCCAAGCAAAAGTTTGATGCAGCACAATTACAGCAGGCTTTGCAAAAGCAGGCAATCTTCGAAGGAACAGAAAAGGAACGAGAACTTGTCGCTCAACCTTGA
- the LOC128726281 gene encoding ras-related protein Rab-5B — MASSPRAGGAAQRPNGATQNKICQFKLVLLGESAVGKSSLVLRFVKGQFHEYQESTIGAAFLTQTLCIDDTTVKFEIWDTAGQERYHSLAPMYYRGAQAAIVVYDIQNSDSFARAKTWVKELQRQASPNIVIALAGNKADLANSRVVDYEEAKQYADDNGLLFMETSAKTAVNVNDIFLAIAKKLPKNEGAGPQQNIRPTQNETNRQNSGCCAVSK, encoded by the exons ATGGCATCCAGCCCACGAGCAGGAGGCGCAGCTCAGCGCCCAAACGGTGCAACACAGAACAAAATTTGTCAGTTTAAGCTCGTGCTGCTCGGTGAGTCTGCAGTCGGCAAGTCGTCACTAGTGCTACGCTTTGTAAAAGGGCAGTTCCACGAGTACCAGGAGAGTACTATAGGTGCTGCTTTTCTTACACAAACCCTTTGCATCGATGATACAACAGTAAAGTTCGAAATTTGGGATACTGCTGGACAGGAACG ATACCATAGCCTAGCGCCAATGTATTATCGTGGTGCGCAAGCAGCGATTGTGGTGTATGATATTCAAAACAGTGATAGCTTTGCGAGGGCTAAAACGTGGGTAAAGGAACTACAAAGACAG GCATCACCAAATATTGTGATTGCATTAGCCGGCAATAAGGCAGATTTGGCAAATAGTCGTGTTGTAGACTATGAGGAAGCCAAGCAATACGCCGATGACAATGGGCTACTATTTATGGAGACGTCGGCTAAGACAGCCGTAAATGTCAATGATATCTTTCTTGCAATAG CTAAAAAGTTACCCAAAAATGAAGGTGCCGGACCACAGCAAAATATTAGACCTACGCAAAACGAAACTAACCGGCAGAATAGTGGCTGCTGCGCTGTAAGCAAGTGA